A window of Nocardia fluminea contains these coding sequences:
- a CDS encoding replication-relaxation family protein, with protein sequence MISRPDRQADTRAPRPAWSPTTVLEQRSVVRALTGRDRWVLRMVYEHRVLTTDQLADLAFPTAKIARRRLAILHTYQVLERFRPMRVRGTAPHHWTLAPAGAAILAAEAGVSVRELGYNHQTTLSVAHSLHLTHTLGVNEWFTSLTTGPANSGRVSRWWSQTRCQRLWGDLARPDAYGRYTHGETVFDFFLEYDLDTTSLPRVGAKLHGFAELARTTGATVPVLFWVPTTMREANARVVLRRTWERLPDPEAVPVATAAAEFLGSISGTSPADPVWLPLHTDSGRKHLHELGTVWPRRTAPEEGVDAESTWAPLSGTVALAPPPPSPPASEFW encoded by the coding sequence AGGTCGGTGGTGCGGGCGTTGACCGGGCGCGACCGCTGGGTCCTGCGCATGGTCTACGAGCACCGGGTCCTGACCACCGACCAGCTCGCCGACCTGGCGTTCCCGACCGCCAAGATCGCTCGCCGCCGCCTGGCGATTCTGCACACCTACCAGGTCCTGGAGCGGTTCCGGCCCATGCGTGTTCGCGGCACCGCCCCCCACCACTGGACCCTCGCCCCCGCCGGAGCAGCGATCCTCGCCGCGGAAGCCGGGGTGAGCGTGCGCGAGCTCGGCTACAACCACCAAACCACCCTCTCGGTCGCCCACAGCCTGCACCTGACCCACACCCTCGGCGTGAACGAGTGGTTCACCAGCCTCACCACCGGCCCCGCCAACAGTGGACGGGTGTCGCGGTGGTGGTCGCAGACCCGCTGCCAACGCCTCTGGGGCGACCTCGCACGACCCGACGCCTACGGCCGCTATACCCACGGCGAGACAGTGTTCGACTTCTTCCTCGAATACGACCTCGATACCACCTCCTTGCCCCGGGTCGGGGCCAAGCTGCACGGATTCGCCGAGCTGGCCCGCACCACCGGGGCCACCGTCCCGGTCCTGTTCTGGGTGCCGACCACCATGCGCGAAGCCAATGCGCGGGTGGTGCTACGACGGACCTGGGAACGGTTGCCCGATCCCGAGGCGGTGCCGGTCGCCACCGCCGCCGCCGAATTCCTCGGCTCGATCTCCGGGACCAGCCCGGCCGACCCGGTATGGCTGCCGCTACACACCGACTCCGGCCGCAAGCACCTGCACGAACTCGGCACCGTTTGGCCGCGACGGACCGCACCGGAAGAGGGCGTCGATGCGGAGTCGACCTGGGCACCGCTGAGCGGAACCGTCGCTCTCGCTCCTCCGCCGCCGAGCCCTCCGGCTTCTGAGTTCTGGTGA
- a CDS encoding C40 family peptidase, with protein MLVKALAAGFAGFVFLTVVIATVVTTVVVFDHALTAPAPGASTGTGTAPSTEAQQDIPAEMLVLYQAAAGDCPGLDWSVLAAIGKIETDHGRSTLPGVSQGENSSGAGGPMQFLAPTFDSVTARHPLPAGGASPPSRYNPSDAIHAAAFYLCDSGAPEDMYAAIWGYNHADWYVNDVLAQAARYRATGTDTSGGDCHTASPPNPTAAQVISFACAQLGLPYVWGGNGPDVNGGWDCSGLTQAAYRAAGISIPRTTYDQVHTGTPVAENLLAPGDLVFYGTAADVHHVGIYLGGGQMVHAPTFNEPVQVSAYRWGGDDYYTAMRPSPAQDDSRGTS; from the coding sequence ATGCTGGTCAAGGCGCTCGCAGCGGGATTCGCCGGGTTCGTGTTCCTCACCGTCGTCATCGCGACAGTGGTCACCACAGTCGTCGTGTTCGATCACGCGCTCACCGCACCCGCCCCGGGTGCCTCGACTGGCACCGGTACGGCCCCGAGCACCGAAGCCCAACAAGACATCCCGGCCGAGATGCTCGTGCTCTATCAGGCCGCTGCCGGGGACTGCCCCGGTCTGGACTGGTCGGTTCTCGCCGCGATCGGCAAGATCGAAACCGACCACGGCCGGTCCACGCTGCCGGGAGTGTCGCAGGGCGAGAACAGCTCCGGGGCGGGTGGGCCGATGCAGTTCCTGGCCCCGACCTTCGACTCGGTCACCGCACGGCACCCTCTTCCGGCTGGTGGTGCGAGTCCGCCCTCTCGCTACAACCCCTCCGACGCCATCCACGCCGCCGCGTTCTACCTGTGCGACTCCGGCGCACCCGAGGACATGTACGCGGCGATATGGGGTTACAACCACGCCGACTGGTACGTCAACGACGTCCTCGCCCAGGCAGCCCGCTACCGCGCCACCGGTACCGACACCTCCGGCGGCGACTGCCACACCGCCTCACCACCGAACCCGACTGCCGCGCAGGTGATCTCCTTCGCCTGCGCCCAGCTCGGGCTGCCCTATGTGTGGGGCGGCAACGGGCCCGACGTCAACGGCGGTTGGGACTGCTCCGGACTCACCCAGGCCGCCTACCGGGCCGCCGGGATCTCGATACCCCGCACCACCTACGACCAGGTCCACACCGGCACTCCGGTGGCCGAGAACCTGCTCGCCCCCGGCGATCTCGTGTTCTACGGCACCGCCGCCGACGTTCACCACGTCGGGATCTATCTCGGCGGCGGGCAGATGGTGCACGCCCCCACCTTCAACGAGCCGGTCCAGGTCTCGGCCTACCGCTGGGGAGGTGACGACTACTACACCGCGATGCGGCCCTCGCCCGCCCAGGACGACTCCCGCGGCACCTCCTGA
- a CDS encoding cutinase family protein, with product MHRNHTRTTRRIAHLALCAAVAATTVTAGVAAAEPTPGRARAQCPRWTALLAPGSYETTSTTVQAMPGILTQLGQSLSARYGSDIEVRTLAAPTSGAGSVSGVELTAVASGLCSDTQVVLAGYGQGADVTGDLAASIGNGKGPIPASRVVAVALVTDPRRDPTTAQLGTPVSGQGVTGPRAQTFGELTERVRTLCLDGDSYCSTTAESSPVLAAVSRAFATATSATSTSTPAQTATASPTTTAKAPTTTTAPTTTTGTASTGQLSASQVLAQVVTVLNGLASFTANVPAIINDLAQLPGLIAASDVVGLHRVSGDLNNQFNPLITMADGLDLRLVARALKLAAPLDTTGAALIAAEIVGVLAGLDISRIATDIGQAQEIAWTAAESLDKGDPVAAFLAITGLAPIAADLLSATATAFTGTGFPTLTQTYNTATTTGAGTTTGTGVPAPQNGDTAVFDATGYDTAAPALTDWIAGAIDRTK from the coding sequence ATGCACCGCAACCACACTCGGACCACCCGCCGCATCGCACACTTGGCGCTGTGCGCGGCCGTCGCCGCGACCACCGTGACGGCGGGTGTCGCCGCCGCAGAACCCACACCCGGCCGCGCCAGGGCGCAGTGCCCGCGCTGGACCGCGCTGCTGGCACCGGGCAGCTATGAGACAACATCCACCACCGTGCAAGCCATGCCCGGGATTCTCACTCAGCTCGGGCAATCACTGAGTGCCCGCTACGGCAGCGATATCGAGGTCCGCACGCTCGCCGCGCCGACGAGCGGTGCCGGTTCCGTGAGCGGAGTCGAACTCACCGCGGTGGCCTCTGGGTTGTGCTCGGATACGCAAGTCGTTTTGGCCGGCTACGGCCAAGGCGCCGACGTGACCGGCGACCTCGCCGCCAGCATCGGCAACGGCAAGGGCCCGATTCCCGCCTCCCGCGTCGTGGCTGTCGCGCTCGTTACCGATCCGCGCCGAGACCCCACGACCGCCCAGCTCGGCACGCCTGTCTCCGGGCAAGGAGTCACCGGCCCGCGTGCACAGACCTTCGGGGAACTGACCGAGCGGGTTCGCACGCTCTGCCTCGACGGCGACAGCTACTGCTCGACCACCGCCGAGTCGTCACCGGTCCTCGCCGCGGTGAGCCGTGCCTTCGCCACCGCCACCTCGGCCACCTCCACCTCCACCCCAGCCCAGACCGCCACCGCTTCCCCCACGACCACAGCGAAGGCCCCCACCACGACGACCGCGCCGACCACGACCACCGGTACGGCCTCGACCGGGCAACTCAGCGCGTCCCAGGTGCTCGCCCAAGTGGTCACCGTCCTCAACGGGCTCGCGAGCTTCACCGCGAACGTGCCCGCCATCATCAACGACCTCGCCCAGCTGCCCGGCCTGATCGCCGCCTCGGACGTGGTTGGCCTGCACCGAGTCTCCGGGGACCTCAACAACCAGTTCAACCCCCTGATCACGATGGCCGATGGACTCGACCTGCGCCTCGTCGCCCGCGCGTTGAAGCTGGCCGCACCCTTGGACACCACCGGGGCCGCCCTGATCGCCGCCGAGATCGTCGGTGTCCTAGCCGGTCTCGACATCTCCCGCATCGCCACCGACATCGGCCAAGCCCAAGAGATCGCCTGGACCGCCGCCGAAAGCCTCGACAAAGGCGACCCCGTCGCCGCCTTCCTGGCAATAACCGGGCTGGCACCGATCGCCGCCGATCTCCTCTCGGCCACCGCCACCGCGTTCACCGGGACCGGGTTCCCCACGCTCACCCAGACCTACAACACCGCCACCACCACCGGGGCGGGCACCACTACCGGCACAGGCGTTCCGGCCCCCCAGAACGGCGACACGGCCGTGTTCGACGCCACCGGCTACGACACCGCCGCCCCCGCGCTGACCGACTGGATCGCCGGGGCCATCGACCGCACCAAGTAG
- a CDS encoding DUF262 domain-containing protein translates to MKADALPPRALFDGRVHFEIPVFQRPYVWSEDDQWEPLWQDVVRVAEQLVVAGSDEDALAAVSVHFLGAIVFKARTAHSGDVTRYEVIDGQQRTTTLQLLLDAAQRVFADLDYVDQVEAMEELTTNSANRFQGKAEQLKLRPSRVDLGAFTAVMTGGSLNGYADHRIAEAHGFFCGRIASWVGKDSPSDDVRLQRAQALTGVLQSRLMVVAIDLSQHDDDQLIFETLNDRGTPLLKADLIKNWVFQQGEKLRADIDTWPDRYWLEFDDPWWREEIPQGRRNRARIDIFLQYWLTMRTRAEVLIDDTFRSFMQHAVGHCTSVGSAEDFLTALVNDASTFRGLATMPQDTIVGRFYHRVVQEFELAATTPLLMWLASDNHAYPEDQVALALSSLESWVVRRTLLRLSPSDVNRFMVSALTMLDGVEADNVGNVLKEYLSNQHAESRRWPTDDEIKTELPELRLYGRVKQNRLRVVLLALEQLLRTKRNETVTITGDLQVEHVMPRKWKQHWDSQPPLDETATRARDRRVDSIGNLTLVTPQLNGGLSNRPWTDSEAKLVASKGKAAGKGKHSLLNQYSLLALTKDLLNGNQDGWTEAGIQARSVQLTDSICQVWPGPLPTPAQSSTT, encoded by the coding sequence ATGAAAGCCGACGCGCTACCACCGCGAGCACTGTTCGACGGACGGGTGCACTTTGAGATCCCGGTCTTCCAGCGGCCCTACGTCTGGTCAGAGGACGATCAGTGGGAACCGTTGTGGCAGGACGTTGTTCGGGTTGCTGAGCAGCTGGTCGTGGCCGGGAGCGACGAGGATGCGCTCGCCGCGGTCAGCGTGCATTTCCTCGGTGCCATCGTCTTCAAGGCTCGGACGGCACATTCCGGCGACGTCACGCGGTACGAGGTGATCGATGGCCAGCAGCGTACGACGACGCTGCAGCTGCTGCTTGATGCGGCTCAGAGGGTTTTCGCGGACCTCGACTATGTCGATCAGGTTGAGGCGATGGAGGAGCTGACCACCAACAGTGCCAATCGCTTTCAGGGCAAGGCCGAACAGCTCAAGTTGCGACCTTCCCGGGTCGATCTGGGTGCGTTCACGGCAGTCATGACCGGCGGCTCCCTGAACGGGTACGCCGATCACCGGATTGCCGAGGCTCACGGGTTCTTCTGCGGTCGTATCGCGTCGTGGGTCGGAAAAGATAGCCCTTCGGATGATGTTCGGCTGCAGCGAGCCCAGGCGCTGACCGGTGTTCTTCAGTCCAGACTGATGGTAGTTGCGATCGATCTCTCCCAGCATGACGACGATCAGTTGATATTCGAGACGCTCAACGATCGCGGGACGCCGCTGCTGAAAGCCGACTTGATCAAGAACTGGGTATTTCAACAAGGCGAGAAGCTTCGCGCCGATATCGATACTTGGCCGGACCGCTATTGGTTGGAGTTCGATGACCCGTGGTGGCGCGAGGAGATCCCTCAGGGTCGGCGGAACCGTGCCCGCATCGACATATTTCTCCAATATTGGCTGACGATGCGGACGCGTGCTGAGGTTCTCATCGACGACACATTCCGAAGCTTCATGCAGCATGCCGTTGGACACTGCACATCCGTCGGCAGTGCCGAAGACTTCTTGACCGCACTGGTCAACGATGCCAGCACCTTCCGAGGGCTGGCAACGATGCCGCAGGACACCATCGTGGGTCGGTTCTATCACCGAGTTGTTCAAGAGTTCGAGCTTGCTGCGACTACACCGTTGTTGATGTGGCTAGCTTCCGACAATCATGCCTACCCGGAAGATCAAGTCGCCCTTGCGCTTTCATCTTTGGAGAGCTGGGTGGTCCGCCGGACGCTGCTTCGTCTGTCGCCGAGCGACGTCAACCGATTCATGGTGTCAGCTCTGACGATGCTCGACGGCGTTGAAGCCGACAACGTCGGAAATGTGCTCAAGGAGTACTTGTCGAATCAGCATGCAGAATCACGGCGTTGGCCGACCGATGACGAAATCAAGACCGAGCTGCCCGAGTTACGACTGTATGGTCGCGTCAAGCAGAACCGGCTGCGGGTAGTGCTGCTCGCTCTGGAACAGTTGCTCCGTACCAAACGGAACGAGACCGTCACAATTACCGGCGATCTTCAGGTCGAACACGTCATGCCCCGAAAGTGGAAGCAACACTGGGACTCACAGCCACCACTGGACGAGACCGCCACTCGGGCACGCGATCGCCGCGTAGACAGCATCGGGAACCTGACGCTGGTGACACCACAACTCAACGGCGGACTGTCGAATCGGCCGTGGACAGACAGCGAAGCGAAACTCGTGGCGTCGAAGGGCAAAGCGGCCGGCAAGGGGAAGCATTCGCTGCTGAACCAGTACAGCCTCCTTGCCTTGACGAAGGACCTCCTGAACGGAAATCAAGACGGCTGGACCGAAGCTGGCATCCAGGCCAGGTCTGTGCAGCTGACTGACAGTATCTGCCAGGTGTGGCCTGGTCCCCTGCCGACTCCGGCTCAATCGAGTACGACATGA
- a CDS encoding VWA domain-containing protein produces the protein MTGHVITAPAPAATTTPPPPATPTSPPATAAPATPAPAAATAAPATAATPASASVPVTGGWATFSAAMTAEVPPIADRDDLTVTIAPGAGFGSPAAFVPSWGAIEIDGTRLKIDPATARPERTSDRNRYPAVWGALVHECAHAQHSVWTAPPVAHPGVLEAATLLEESRIEAAQIRRRPDDRHWLRACTTEIVIGDNGGASAAAQIPPVPYHAARNAALILARLDGGILEAAECAPAATEIEAILGIDTLEKLRAIWREAHTVADTDAAAMLDLGARWLDLVGPDPHADPEPSSPLGAAIDATVTNVGKAVAAAPVAPDPAEVAEAARQAAEQQAKDAAAQAQRVFGSGARRAWTASRRRTREARPGEHTAARVLARALNTAATRERATVKTTSALPPGRLRMRGALAREAQRAAGAMPTAEPFTRVTRKTVPLPPLRVGIACDVSSSMGDYAAPVASAAWIIARAAELATMPATTATVTFGASVKPITYPGTAPARVTEFSCPDGYHALDIAVEALNGGLDLAYPGATRLLVIISDGHYTGSERRRAQQHLDKLRAAGCAVLWLAPADSGPNPLNGANVHLITHPATTAAAIGRAATAAVRGT, from the coding sequence ATGACCGGCCACGTGATCACCGCACCAGCCCCCGCCGCCACGACAACACCCCCGCCCCCTGCCACGCCGACCAGCCCCCCGGCTACGGCCGCCCCCGCTACCCCCGCCCCCGCCGCCGCTACCGCCGCCCCGGCTACGGCCGCCACGCCCGCCTCGGCCTCGGTGCCTGTCACCGGTGGGTGGGCCACGTTCTCGGCGGCGATGACCGCCGAAGTCCCGCCGATCGCTGACCGGGACGACCTGACCGTCACCATTGCCCCGGGTGCCGGTTTCGGGAGCCCGGCGGCGTTCGTGCCGAGTTGGGGTGCCATCGAGATCGATGGCACCCGCCTCAAGATCGACCCGGCTACTGCCCGCCCGGAACGCACCAGCGACCGCAACCGCTACCCGGCGGTGTGGGGTGCGTTGGTCCACGAGTGCGCCCACGCCCAACACTCGGTGTGGACCGCGCCGCCGGTAGCGCACCCCGGAGTCCTCGAGGCCGCGACGTTGCTCGAGGAATCGCGCATCGAGGCCGCCCAGATCCGCCGCCGCCCCGATGACCGGCATTGGTTGCGTGCCTGCACCACCGAGATCGTGATCGGCGACAACGGCGGCGCGAGCGCCGCCGCCCAGATTCCCCCGGTGCCCTACCACGCGGCTCGCAATGCCGCGCTCATCCTTGCCCGGCTGGACGGCGGCATCCTCGAGGCGGCCGAGTGTGCGCCTGCCGCAACCGAGATCGAGGCGATCCTGGGCATCGACACCCTCGAGAAATTGCGGGCGATCTGGCGCGAGGCGCATACGGTGGCCGACACCGACGCCGCCGCCATGCTCGACCTCGGGGCGCGCTGGCTCGACCTCGTGGGCCCCGACCCCCACGCCGACCCCGAACCGTCCTCGCCACTGGGGGCCGCGATCGATGCGACCGTGACCAACGTCGGCAAAGCGGTCGCCGCCGCCCCGGTAGCGCCAGACCCTGCCGAGGTCGCCGAGGCCGCGCGGCAGGCCGCCGAACAGCAGGCGAAAGATGCTGCCGCGCAAGCACAAAGGGTGTTCGGTTCCGGGGCGCGCCGGGCCTGGACCGCGAGCAGACGACGGACCCGCGAGGCCCGCCCCGGGGAGCACACCGCCGCCCGGGTGCTGGCGCGCGCCCTCAACACCGCCGCCACCCGCGAACGGGCCACCGTGAAAACGACCTCCGCGTTGCCGCCGGGCCGGTTGCGGATGCGGGGTGCGCTCGCCCGGGAAGCCCAACGCGCGGCCGGGGCGATGCCGACCGCCGAACCGTTCACCCGTGTCACCCGCAAAACCGTTCCGCTGCCTCCGTTGCGAGTCGGTATCGCCTGCGACGTGTCCTCGTCGATGGGCGACTACGCCGCCCCGGTGGCCTCGGCCGCGTGGATCATCGCCCGCGCGGCCGAGCTGGCGACGATGCCCGCGACGACCGCGACCGTGACGTTCGGGGCCTCGGTCAAACCGATCACCTACCCGGGCACCGCGCCCGCGCGAGTGACCGAATTCAGTTGCCCGGATGGCTACCACGCCCTCGACATCGCGGTCGAGGCCCTCAACGGTGGCCTCGATCTGGCCTACCCGGGCGCGACCCGGCTGTTGGTGATCATCTCCGACGGCCACTACACCGGCAGCGAACGCCGCCGCGCCCAGCAACACCTCGACAAGTTGCGCGCCGCCGGGTGCGCGGTGCTGTGGCTGGCACCGGCCGACAGCGGCCCCAACCCGCTCAACGGGGCGAACGTGCACCTCATCACCCACCCCGCCACTACCGCCGCCGCTATCGGCCGCGCCGCTACAGCCGCCGTACGCGGCACCTAG
- a CDS encoding AAA family ATPase codes for MPTTPATTAPAAGRLPNGELRRMVAAALAADPGRDMSPREIANGLNRSSGAVGNALEALTAAGHADRTSATPRRYRANADTAAAATAPAPATPAAGTAAKPATRRPRAPKAAKPAPVTAAATATPARTANTVARPNGQDYHVRKLAGRADVDVLVTMRTAEVPVLLYGPPGTGKTSLIEAAYGDLLTVQGDGDTTVADLVGEYTQKPDGTFVFVHGPMVRAMKEGRVLFIDDATLIPPTVLSAVYPAMDGRKEIVIKANGGEVIKAEPGFFVVAGHNPGVHGAILSDALASRFAFQVQVGSDYDLAAQLGVERRAVKVARELAARQAKGEVGWAPQLRELLAFRKIAAATDQATALANLVGAAPEEDRDVVAAVVKTVCGRSHEPLSLGPRF; via the coding sequence ATGCCCACCACACCCGCCACCACTGCACCGGCCGCCGGTCGTCTGCCCAACGGGGAATTGCGGCGCATGGTCGCCGCCGCACTGGCCGCCGACCCGGGCCGCGACATGTCGCCCCGTGAAATCGCCAACGGGCTCAACCGGTCCTCCGGGGCAGTCGGCAACGCCCTCGAGGCACTGACCGCCGCCGGGCACGCCGACCGCACATCGGCCACACCCCGCCGCTACCGCGCCAATGCCGACACCGCCGCCGCTGCCACCGCCCCGGCCCCGGCAACCCCGGCGGCGGGTACAGCGGCGAAACCGGCCACGCGCCGCCCCCGGGCACCGAAAGCGGCCAAACCGGCCCCGGTCACTGCCGCCGCCACGGCTACCCCGGCGCGCACGGCTAACACGGTGGCCCGGCCGAATGGGCAGGACTACCACGTGCGCAAGCTGGCCGGGCGCGCCGATGTGGATGTGTTGGTGACCATGCGCACCGCCGAGGTGCCGGTACTGCTGTACGGGCCGCCCGGAACGGGTAAGACCTCGCTGATCGAGGCCGCCTACGGGGACCTGCTGACAGTGCAGGGCGACGGGGACACCACGGTCGCCGATCTCGTGGGCGAGTACACCCAAAAACCGGATGGCACTTTCGTTTTCGTGCACGGGCCCATGGTCCGGGCGATGAAAGAGGGTCGGGTGTTGTTCATCGACGACGCGACCCTCATCCCGCCGACTGTGCTCTCGGCGGTGTATCCCGCGATGGACGGGCGCAAAGAGATCGTGATCAAAGCCAACGGCGGCGAGGTCATCAAAGCTGAGCCCGGCTTTTTCGTGGTGGCAGGCCATAACCCCGGTGTGCACGGGGCCATCCTGTCGGACGCGCTCGCCTCGCGGTTCGCGTTCCAGGTGCAGGTGGGCAGCGACTACGACCTCGCCGCCCAGCTGGGGGTGGAACGGCGCGCGGTGAAAGTGGCCCGTGAGCTGGCTGCCCGGCAGGCCAAGGGCGAGGTCGGGTGGGCCCCGCAGCTGCGTGAGTTGTTGGCGTTCCGCAAGATCGCCGCCGCCACCGATCAGGCCACCGCCCTGGCCAACCTCGTAGGGGCCGCGCCGGAAGAGGACCGCGACGTCGTAGCCGCCGTGGTGAAAACCGTGTGCGGCCGTAGCCACGAGCCCCTTTCGTTGGGCCCCCGTTTCTGA
- a CDS encoding bacterial transcriptional activator domain-containing protein: MRTGSQAPLLIAVVGLSPRAGTTTTTVALAHTWPGPETALIVEADPAGGQLADMVGADPYLGLASLARRTNSGQLITPDLLAQHVQFLPGGEALLAAPPEHDPVRAVPAAELLTDPDSDWRGLGASVLADCGVPEPDSDPHPIIAAADACLFVLRAEHIDPEPALTRIRALTRPDCPRGIVLVGGSRDYAIALGVPVVGTLPATHGGARSLLTPRRVRRSSQLLPPARLITNAVELQLRAATRRTRSAPRAARQERPHRRADAGPTIYSIDLPPPPPAPEPVIAEPEVLSERPPAPISVLASEAEDAGHPDADDLAVVPESTPASAPPEPRPASAAPEFDSPALAVFVFGATRIFWRAPSTGEQTDITSYFQPRSREIVALLALHPDGLSRSRLIDLIWGGQSHERSAAFSNALARLRASITTATGGQITGMLTDDRLHCRLSATAASADYWDYLAAVDARRRASSDTDHSAACRAITALATSDLATDITGSWVEPLRESARRDAHNALNWLATHDADHDPRTTLGLLEMTAETDPYNETVWRDLLRQHARLGEYAALARTYTLMTRKLAEIGETPSRETRELLERLRRGEGRIRSGSNPDRSDGNR, translated from the coding sequence ATGAGGACGGGCTCGCAGGCGCCATTACTGATCGCGGTCGTCGGACTGAGCCCTCGCGCCGGAACCACCACAACCACCGTCGCCCTCGCCCACACCTGGCCCGGCCCGGAGACCGCCCTGATCGTGGAAGCCGACCCCGCAGGCGGGCAGCTCGCCGACATGGTCGGCGCGGACCCGTATCTCGGGCTGGCGAGCCTGGCCCGCCGAACCAACTCCGGCCAGCTCATCACCCCGGATCTATTGGCGCAGCACGTGCAGTTCCTGCCCGGCGGAGAGGCGCTGCTGGCCGCGCCACCGGAGCATGACCCTGTGCGCGCTGTCCCGGCCGCAGAACTGCTCACCGATCCAGACTCGGACTGGCGGGGTCTCGGGGCGAGTGTGCTCGCCGACTGCGGTGTGCCCGAGCCGGACTCGGACCCGCACCCGATCATCGCCGCCGCCGACGCCTGCTTGTTCGTCCTGCGCGCCGAGCACATCGACCCCGAGCCCGCCCTCACGCGGATCCGTGCCCTCACCCGCCCCGACTGCCCTCGGGGCATCGTTCTCGTCGGCGGCAGCCGCGACTACGCCATCGCCCTCGGTGTCCCGGTTGTAGGTACTCTGCCCGCGACCCACGGCGGTGCCCGCTCGCTCCTGACTCCTCGCCGCGTCCGGCGGTCCTCGCAGTTGCTCCCGCCTGCTCGGCTCATCACCAACGCCGTGGAACTGCAGTTGCGTGCGGCCACCCGCCGAACCCGGTCCGCGCCACGCGCTGCCCGCCAGGAACGCCCGCACCGCCGTGCCGACGCCGGACCGACGATCTACAGCATCGACCTACCGCCGCCACCGCCTGCGCCGGAGCCCGTGATCGCGGAACCTGAGGTACTCAGCGAACGGCCACCAGCTCCGATATCTGTCCTCGCCAGCGAGGCCGAGGATGCCGGCCACCCGGACGCCGACGACCTCGCAGTGGTGCCGGAGTCCACCCCGGCCAGCGCTCCGCCGGAGCCCCGACCGGCCAGCGCTGCGCCAGAGTTCGACTCGCCCGCCCTCGCGGTGTTCGTCTTCGGGGCAACGAGGATCTTCTGGCGGGCACCGTCCACCGGCGAGCAGACCGACATCACGAGCTACTTCCAGCCGCGCAGCCGCGAGATAGTCGCCCTGCTGGCGCTGCATCCGGATGGGCTGAGCCGATCTCGGCTGATCGATCTGATCTGGGGCGGGCAATCACACGAGCGTTCGGCCGCCTTCAGCAACGCCCTCGCGCGGCTGCGTGCCTCGATCACGACCGCCACCGGCGGGCAGATCACCGGAATGCTCACCGATGACCGGCTGCACTGCCGCCTGTCGGCCACCGCGGCGAGTGCCGACTACTGGGACTACCTCGCCGCGGTCGACGCGCGCCGCCGCGCCAGCAGCGACACCGACCACAGTGCCGCGTGCCGGGCCATCACCGCCCTCGCCACCAGCGACCTGGCCACCGACATCACCGGCTCCTGGGTCGAACCGCTACGCGAATCAGCCCGCCGTGACGCCCACAACGCGCTGAACTGGCTGGCCACCCACGACGCCGACCACGACCCGCGCACAACCCTTGGACTGCTCGAGATGACCGCCGAGACCGACCCCTACAACGAGACCGTCTGGCGCGATCTCTTACGCCAGCACGCACGCCTGGGCGAATACGCCGCCCTCGCCCGCACCTACACACTCATGACCCGCAAACTCGCCGAGATCGGCGAAACCCCGAGTCGAGAAACCCGAGAACTCCTCGAACGCCTCCGCCGAGGAGAAGGCCGAATCCGTTCCGGTTCGAACCCGGATCGGTCGGACGGCAATCGGTGA